Part of the Nicotiana sylvestris chromosome 2, ASM39365v2, whole genome shotgun sequence genome, TGGCAAGGAtcaatttaaaaagttcattaacaTGATGAAGAGTCTATCAATCAATCTGCCATTGGTTGAAGCCTTGGAGTAAATGACCGAATATGcaaagcttatgaaggatttggtgacaaagaagcggtcaatgaattgtgaaactataaaaatgactcatcaagtgagtgcaattgttcATTAAATGGCTCCCAAATtggaagatcccggtgctttcacaaTCCCTTGTACTATTAAGTGCTGagtttgctaaagctctttgtgattttggggaaagtatcaatttgatgccctattcggttttcaagactttgggaattggaaaaccaagacccacatctatgagattacaaatggtcGGTCATACCATAAAGAGACCATTGAGAGTAACTGAGGATGTATTAgttcgtgttgataaattcattcttccgGTGAATTTTTTCAttcttgattgtgaggttgactatgaggtaccgattattcttgggagacctttccttgctaagGGAAAGGCTCTAGTTGATGTTGAAGCTGGAGAACTTACCTTCCGGGTTGGTAATGAAAAAGTGGttttccatgtgtgcaaatctatgaggcaatCCAATAGCAATGAGGTATTCTCTTTCGTGGACTTGGAGACCAATATGATTGTGGATGAAACAAGTGTTATGATAAATGTTGATGATACATTAGAGGCCGtcttgctcaactttgatgatgaaGAGATGGAGTGCTTTATGAAATGTGTGAACTCTTTGCAGGGAATGAggtcgtacacttatgagccCCGCAAATTGTCCTTAGATTTTGAAAATTGGACAACTCCtccaacaaagccttcaattgaggagcctcatATCTTGGAGTTGAtgccattgcctccacatctttggCATGAATTGcttggcccttcttctactttaccggttattcttttCTCTTGTTTAACTAACGTGCATGTAGACTCTACATTGAcggtgctacaaaagaggaagaaggatGTTGGATAGACATTGGTGGATATTCAGGGGGATAATCCCTTGGAGGAAGGTGCCAAAAaatctattgaacatcaaaggagactcagtgaagccatgcaagaggttgttcaaaaggagatcatcaagtggttggatgtcggggttgtctaTCCCATTTCtaatagttcgtggacttctcctgttcaatgtgttccaaagaaagggggcatgatGGTGGTCACCAATGATAATAATGAGTTGATACCCACAAGAATGGGACcgggtggagagtgtgtatggactattgTAATCTCAACATAGTCACTAGAAAAGACCATTTTCCACTTCCCTTCCCAGATCAAATACTTGATAGAATGGCCGACTgtgctttctattgtttccttgatgggtattctggctacaaccaaattcttattgctctggaggatcaagagaaaactACCTGTACATGTCCTTATGATACTTTCGCCTTCTagcggatgccatttgggttgtgcaatACACTAGCGACTTTTCAATGGTTTATGATGGGAATCTTTACATGCATAGTGGAGGATTACCTTgaagttttcatggatgacttcttgCTGGTCGtgaattcttttgatgattgtctctcaaacttggataaagtgttggcaagatgtgaagaaacaaacttgGTGCTCAATcaggagaaatgccattttatgtcCAGGAGGGCATTCATTAGCCACAAGATCGCAAAGAATGGCATTGAAGTcgacaaggcaaagattgaggtaatttctaaacttccacctccaactttGGTGAAAGGCGTGTGGAGTTTCTTAGGCCACGCAGCATTTTACCGGCGTTCCATCAAGGATTTCTCTAAAGTTGTGAACCCATTGTGCAAGCTTTTGGAGAAAGATGATAAGTTCcacttcaatgatgattgcataaGAGCCTTTGAATTGCtaaagttcaagttgactactacttcCATTATCACTgctccaaattggagtgttcCTTTTAAGCTCGTGTGCGATGCAAGTGATGTAGCGGTAGCGGCTGTTTTGGGGCAATGCAtcaacaagatttttcatccggtctattatgcaattaagaccatgaatagtgcccCATTCAACTACACCGTTACGGAGAAAGTTCTATTTGCCATTGAAAAGTTTCATCCGTACTTGATGGGTACAAAAGTGATTGTCCATACGGATCATGTGGCACTTCGTTATcttatgagcaagaaagattctaaaGACCGGTTGAGAGATGGGTGCTTTTTTGCAAGAGTTTGATAAAGACATCCAAgatcgaaaaggaagtgaaaactaAGTGAtggaccacttgtctcgtttgAAGAAGGAGGGGAGGCAACATGATGTCCTTGAAATAAATGAATCCTTCCCCGATGAGAAACTCTTGGATATTTCAATGAAAGAGGTGCCATGGTTCGCGGATCTAGCAAATTTTCTTGTAAGTGGTATCATCTtggatgagttctcttcaaaccaaacgaagaatctcaaacgggattgtcaagactattattgggatgaattGTACCTTTTCCGGAATTGTACGGATGGAGTGATTAGAAGATATGTACCAGAGGAGGAACAATGTAAAATTCTTGGGGCTTTTCattcttcaccatatggtggtcaTGATGGTGGAGCAAGAACGGCGGCCAAAGTTCTAAGTTGCGGCTTTTATTATCCCACACTTTATAAGGATGCAAGTGATCTCATCAAGTGTTGTGATGAATGTTAAAGGgccggtggaatctcaaagaaaaatgacatGCCCCTCACCACCAtattggagattgatattttttgatgtgtggggcattgacttcatggttccttttgtgagttcttgtggaaaaACCTACATCTTGGTTGCGattgattatgtgtccaaatgggttgaggccgttGCTCTACCCAACAATAAAGCGAGAAGTGTGGTGACGTTTTATAAGAAGAATATTTTCAAAAGGTTTGGCACTCTGCGGGCTCGCATAAGCGATGGGGGGtcgcatttttgcaacaaagatttcgataccttactcaccaagtatggtgtcactcataaagtcaCAACTCTCTATCATCCACAAGAAAACGGTCAAGTGGAtgtctccaaccgggagataaagagtattttgtccaaaataATGAATGCTAACCGGGCGGATTGGTCCAAGAAACTTaatgatgctttatgggcttataagacggcttacaaaacacctATCAGAATGTCTCCAtgccggttggtgtttggaaaagcttttCATCTTTCGGTGGAACTTTAGCACA contains:
- the LOC138885719 gene encoding uncharacterized protein, whose product is MDHLSRLKKEGRQHDVLEINESFPDEKLLDISMKEVPWFADLANFLVSGIILDEFSSNQTKNLKRDCQDYYWDELYLFRNCTDGVIRRYVPEEEQCKILGAFHSSPYGGHDGGARTAAKVLSCGFYYPTLYKDASDLIKCCDEC